One genomic window of Campylobacter curvus includes the following:
- the nuoH gene encoding NADH-quinone oxidoreductase subunit NuoH, which translates to MSEGLFFIIETFIKAVVILAVIACLAGLATYAERKVLAYMQRRIGPDMVGPVGVLQIVADMIKLFTKEDIVPANANRFIFLIAPLISAIAAFAALAPIPFLPEFELFGHTIRPILADINIGVLYVMGVASVCAFSPLMAGLASYNKFALIAAARAVMGLISFEVVSGLALLSVIMITGSLSLIDINNYQKGIFGWFVFKQPLAFVLFLMASFVECNRTPFCLTENETEIVAGYGTEYSGMRWAMFFIGEYANMIASSIVITLIFLGGFNSFWFVPGGLMMIFKASCVFFFFLWTRAAWPHLRPDQLMVLCWKILLPLALVNVLITGIALI; encoded by the coding sequence ATGAGTGAGGGGCTATTTTTTATCATCGAAACGTTCATAAAAGCCGTAGTGATACTGGCGGTCATAGCGTGCCTGGCGGGGCTAGCGACATACGCCGAGCGCAAGGTGCTAGCCTATATGCAGCGCCGTATCGGCCCTGATATGGTCGGACCGGTCGGGGTCTTGCAGATAGTGGCCGATATGATAAAGCTTTTTACCAAAGAGGACATCGTGCCTGCAAATGCAAACCGCTTTATATTTTTGATCGCGCCGCTGATCTCGGCTATCGCGGCGTTTGCAGCGCTAGCACCGATACCGTTTTTACCGGAATTCGAGCTTTTCGGGCATACGATCAGGCCGATACTGGCTGATATCAATATAGGCGTGCTTTACGTGATGGGCGTAGCCTCGGTGTGCGCATTTTCGCCACTTATGGCAGGGCTTGCTAGCTACAATAAATTTGCCCTCATCGCCGCAGCACGCGCCGTGATGGGGCTAATAAGCTTTGAAGTGGTCTCTGGGCTGGCGCTACTTAGCGTCATCATGATAACAGGTTCGCTCTCGCTCATAGACATAAATAACTATCAAAAAGGCATCTTTGGCTGGTTCGTTTTCAAGCAGCCGCTAGCTTTCGTGCTGTTTTTGATGGCGAGCTTTGTCGAGTGCAACCGTACGCCGTTTTGTCTGACCGAAAACGAGACCGAGATAGTCGCAGGATACGGCACCGAATATAGCGGCATGCGCTGGGCGATGTTTTTCATCGGCGAATACGCCAACATGATCGCCTCAAGCATCGTCATAACGCTGATATTTTTAGGCGGGTTCAACTCGTTTTGGTTCGTTCCCGGCGGCTTGATGATGATATTTAAGGCAAGCTGCGTGTTTTTCTTTTTCCTTTGGACGCGCGCAGCTTGGCCACATCTTAGGCCCGATCAGCTGATGGTGCTTTGCTGGAAAATTTTACTCCCGCTAGCGCTTGTAAATGTGCTGATAACGGGCATAGCGTTGATTTGA
- a CDS encoding NADH-quinone oxidoreductase subunit G encodes MRLSINGQICEASEGEYILNVARREGIFIPALCYLSGCSPTLACRLCMVEADGKRVYSCNAKAKEGMNVITNTAEIDAEREAIMQTYCVNHPLQCGVCDKSGECELQNFAARMRVNSQKFAIKDSHKPHKKWGLINYDPALCIVCERCITVCKDKIGESALKTTPRGADQVAKELKESMPKDAFAVWSKFQKSLIAPSVGDVLECSFCGECTSVCPVGALVSSDFQYTSNVWELEKIPAANPHSSDCELIYYEVKPKGIGDRAKRIYRVNNEFHFGEINTAARYGFDFHNENAAKNEAKFEEIVSAFKQGEIKNIRFNSFITNEEALILERLREKFSLNLINEEAYAYATFLEEFSKFSGTSLYNGNFESIAKADFIVVAGSFLRYDSPNTGYKVNNALVMNKASGLYFHPLGDEIVRNYSKIFDVIAHEPGAEGKILLLLLQKFAKNLSAKLAEFSPSDLASELGVDESRLEALSANKQNSVLILGEDLYLSPHAKELAALAGAIQRYTDFKLVLIPPRTNSLGVAKICTLSSEPKNGKTLGYNEEGDFKFSVFEGDIDAGALNQQEGTFTSINKAVVPTNAALAHEGYFLNDLANALGLRARYTIDYTHELPKNSGFKAVKFDDFKNFYDNDGKAHRGYELENLSVLAQDDLDISNFKAFSCKKAEILQNDGEICIYKANPIRQFSKFTNRTKLLNEVGALYASAEFLAKFKLDQNDAAIIKKGEDEIAILVKLDKDLSGEWAYLGDFDEKIRTDEIFKGARFANVQILRSKEASDE; translated from the coding sequence ATGAGACTAAGCATAAACGGCCAAATCTGCGAAGCAAGCGAGGGCGAATACATACTAAACGTCGCGCGCCGCGAGGGGATATTCATCCCTGCACTTTGCTACCTCAGCGGCTGTTCGCCTACCCTAGCCTGTCGCCTTTGCATGGTCGAGGCCGATGGCAAGCGCGTTTATAGCTGCAACGCCAAGGCCAAAGAGGGCATGAACGTCATAACAAATACCGCCGAGATCGACGCCGAGCGCGAAGCTATCATGCAAACTTACTGCGTGAATCACCCTTTACAATGCGGGGTCTGCGACAAAAGCGGCGAGTGCGAACTGCAAAATTTCGCCGCCAGAATGCGGGTGAATTCGCAAAAATTCGCGATAAAAGATAGTCACAAACCGCACAAAAAATGGGGTCTCATCAACTACGATCCGGCTCTTTGCATAGTCTGCGAGAGGTGTATCACGGTTTGCAAGGATAAGATCGGCGAGAGCGCGCTAAAAACGACGCCTAGAGGCGCGGATCAAGTCGCAAAGGAGCTAAAAGAGAGCATGCCAAAAGACGCATTCGCCGTTTGGAGCAAATTTCAAAAAAGCCTCATCGCCCCAAGCGTAGGCGACGTGCTCGAGTGCTCGTTTTGCGGCGAATGCACAAGCGTCTGCCCGGTCGGCGCGCTGGTAAGCTCTGACTTTCAATACACCTCAAACGTTTGGGAGCTAGAAAAGATCCCGGCTGCAAACCCGCATTCAAGCGACTGCGAGCTCATCTACTACGAGGTCAAGCCAAAAGGCATCGGCGATAGGGCAAAGCGCATCTACCGCGTGAATAACGAATTTCATTTTGGCGAGATAAACACGGCTGCGCGTTACGGCTTTGACTTTCACAACGAAAATGCGGCGAAAAACGAGGCGAAATTTGAAGAGATCGTGTCCGCCTTCAAGCAAGGCGAGATAAAAAATATAAGATTCAATAGCTTCATAACAAACGAAGAGGCGCTGATACTGGAGCGTTTGCGAGAGAAATTTAGTCTAAATTTGATAAATGAAGAGGCATACGCTTACGCGACATTTTTAGAGGAGTTTTCAAAATTTAGCGGCACGAGCCTTTATAACGGCAACTTCGAGAGTATCGCAAAGGCTGATTTTATCGTAGTTGCTGGCAGCTTTTTAAGATATGATAGCCCAAACACCGGCTACAAAGTAAATAACGCGCTTGTTATGAACAAAGCGAGCGGGCTTTATTTTCATCCTTTGGGCGATGAGATCGTGCGAAATTACTCTAAAATTTTTGATGTCATAGCCCATGAGCCGGGGGCGGAGGGTAAAATTTTGCTCTTGCTTTTGCAAAAATTCGCTAAAAATTTATCTGCCAAGCTGGCGGAATTTAGCCCGAGCGACCTCGCAAGCGAGCTTGGCGTAGATGAGAGCAGGCTTGAGGCTTTAAGCGCAAACAAACAAAATTCAGTCCTCATCCTAGGCGAGGATCTTTACCTCTCGCCGCACGCAAAAGAGCTAGCGGCCTTAGCAGGAGCGATACAAAGATACACGGATTTTAAGCTCGTTTTGATCCCGCCTCGCACCAACTCGCTAGGAGTAGCTAAAATCTGCACGCTCTCAAGCGAGCCAAAAAACGGCAAAACGCTTGGCTACAACGAGGAGGGTGACTTTAAATTCAGCGTCTTTGAGGGCGACATAGACGCCGGTGCGCTAAATCAGCAAGAGGGCACATTTACCAGCATAAACAAAGCCGTAGTACCGACAAATGCGGCGCTGGCTCACGAGGGGTATTTTTTGAACGATCTTGCAAACGCTCTTGGCCTTAGAGCGCGCTACACGATAGACTACACGCATGAGCTGCCTAAAAATAGCGGCTTTAAGGCGGTTAAATTTGACGATTTTAAAAATTTTTACGATAATGACGGCAAGGCTCACCGTGGATACGAGCTTGAAAATTTAAGCGTTTTGGCACAAGATGATCTTGATATCTCAAATTTCAAGGCATTTAGCTGCAAAAAGGCTGAAATTTTGCAAAATGACGGCGAAATTTGCATTTACAAAGCAAACCCTATCCGCCAGTTTTCAAAATTTACAAACCGCACGAAGCTGCTAAACGAGGTCGGTGCGCTTTACGCGAGCGCTGAATTCCTAGCGAAATTCAAGCTAGATCAAAACGACGCGGCGATCATAAAAAAAGGCGAGGACGAGATAGCGATCCTGGTGAAGCTGGATAAGGATCTAAGCGGCGAGTGGGCTTATCTGGGCGATTTTGACGAAAAGATACGAACGGATGAAATTTTTAAAGGCGCGCGCTTTGCAAACGTGCAAATTTTAAGATCAAAAGAGGCGAGCGATGAGTGA
- a CDS encoding NADH-ubiquinone oxidoreductase subunit E family protein produces MRRVDLRHLKDRFLSALGETARNAQSGEVIVFLFEIGDFSGVKNAINLAYNLNCEVMNSLKFNQTDWTLIIKKVAK; encoded by the coding sequence ATGAGGCGAGTCGATCTAAGGCATCTAAAAGATAGGTTTTTAAGCGCACTGGGCGAAACCGCAAGAAACGCCCAAAGCGGAGAGGTGATCGTATTTTTGTTTGAGATAGGCGACTTTAGCGGCGTCAAAAACGCGATAAATTTAGCCTATAACCTAAACTGCGAAGTGATGAATTCGCTTAAATTCAACCAAACCGACTGGACTTTGATAATAAAAAAGGTAGCAAAATGA
- the nuoD gene encoding NADH dehydrogenase (quinone) subunit D, producing MSQAPNRLTPFFENIEFERNDGKMILNFGPQHPSAHGQLKLVLELDGEKVVRAMPEVGFMHRGIEKMAENMTYQEFIPVTDRVDYIASAANNYAFCEAVERLCEIKVPRRAQIIRVILLELNRISSHLLFLATHALDIGAMTVFLYAFREREYVLDMIEKYCGARLTHSAVRIGGMPLDLPDGWLEEMLKFCEKFPKDIKIYEDLLSENRIWKMRLENVGVISKELALSSGCSGVMLRASGVKWDIRKEQPYLVYDEIDFEVPYAVAGDCYARYVLYMREMKECVKILKQCEKLYRASSREILADAPEFVSPSKEQIMTQNYSLMQHFVLITQGIKPKRGEIYFASESPKGELGIYINSQGEASPYRLKIRTPSFWHCAIYEDLLVGQYIADIAAIIGSTNIILGEVDR from the coding sequence GTGAGTCAAGCTCCAAACCGCCTAACGCCGTTTTTTGAAAACATCGAATTCGAGCGAAACGACGGCAAGATGATACTAAATTTCGGTCCGCAGCACCCAAGCGCTCACGGGCAGCTAAAGCTCGTGCTCGAGCTTGACGGCGAAAAGGTCGTGCGCGCGATGCCGGAGGTCGGCTTCATGCACCGAGGCATCGAAAAGATGGCTGAAAACATGACGTATCAAGAGTTCATCCCGGTCACCGACCGTGTAGACTACATCGCCTCGGCGGCCAACAACTACGCATTTTGCGAGGCGGTGGAGAGACTTTGCGAGATCAAAGTACCACGCCGTGCGCAGATAATAAGAGTGATCTTACTAGAGCTAAACCGAATCAGCTCGCATCTTTTGTTTCTAGCCACGCATGCGCTTGACATCGGTGCGATGACCGTGTTTTTATACGCTTTTAGAGAGCGCGAATACGTGCTTGACATGATCGAAAAATACTGCGGCGCCAGACTCACGCACAGCGCGGTCAGGATAGGCGGTATGCCGCTTGATCTGCCTGATGGGTGGCTTGAAGAGATGCTGAAATTTTGCGAGAAATTTCCAAAAGATATCAAAATTTACGAGGATCTGCTAAGCGAAAACAGAATTTGGAAAATGCGCCTTGAAAACGTTGGCGTCATATCAAAAGAGCTGGCCCTTAGCAGCGGCTGCTCGGGTGTCATGTTGCGAGCTAGCGGCGTGAAATGGGACATCAGGAAAGAGCAGCCCTACCTAGTCTATGACGAGATAGACTTTGAAGTGCCATACGCCGTGGCGGGGGATTGCTACGCCAGATACGTGCTTTACATGCGCGAGATGAAAGAGTGTGTCAAAATTTTAAAGCAGTGCGAGAAGCTTTACCGCGCAAGCTCGCGTGAAATTTTAGCCGATGCGCCGGAATTCGTTAGCCCCTCAAAAGAGCAGATCATGACGCAAAACTACTCACTGATGCAGCATTTTGTCCTCATCACCCAGGGCATAAAGCCAAAACGAGGTGAAATTTACTTCGCGAGCGAGTCGCCAAAGGGCGAGCTTGGAATTTATATCAACTCCCAAGGCGAAGCCAGCCCTTACCGCCTAAAGATCCGCACACCAAGCTTCTGGCACTGCGCGATATACGAGGACTTGCTCGTGGGCCAATACATAGCCGACATCGCCGCTATCATAGGCAGCACCAACATCATCCTGGGCGAGGTGGATAGATGA
- a CDS encoding NADH-quinone oxidoreductase subunit C, with protein MRAYKDRKNAQKKQYYDDRFYVVPKVERQGVEGSIFEPEVKILQEKGVEILESFVELGQLVVIIDAGQNFKTLEILKTYGYEQLSELAAVDFIADRGGYEVFYQLLSISKNKRVRVKCFVAKGEALKSVSEIYKSANWAEREMYDLSGVLLSGHPNLKRLIMPDDWYSHPLLKSYPLQGDEFAAWYEVDKIFGREHRDEIGAENRDPAFIDEKDTFEFSRIYHEVSKGEQPSKSEISQEYQEVSGVKFVKRVKRSESEILKERP; from the coding sequence ATGAGAGCCTACAAAGATAGAAAAAACGCGCAAAAAAAGCAGTATTATGACGATAGGTTTTACGTCGTGCCCAAGGTCGAGAGGCAAGGCGTAGAGGGCAGCATTTTCGAGCCTGAAGTCAAAATTTTACAAGAAAAAGGCGTTGAAATTTTAGAAAGCTTCGTAGAGCTGGGGCAGCTCGTAGTCATCATCGATGCCGGACAAAATTTCAAAACGCTTGAAATTTTAAAGACCTATGGCTACGAGCAGCTCAGCGAGCTGGCGGCGGTGGATTTTATAGCAGATCGCGGCGGCTACGAGGTGTTTTACCAGCTGCTTAGCATCTCAAAAAACAAAAGAGTGCGCGTGAAATGCTTCGTAGCAAAAGGTGAAGCGCTAAAAAGCGTGAGTGAAATTTACAAAAGCGCCAACTGGGCGGAGCGCGAGATGTATGATCTCTCGGGCGTCTTGCTAAGCGGACACCCGAATTTAAAGCGCCTAATAATGCCCGATGACTGGTACTCGCACCCGCTTTTAAAGAGCTATCCGCTACAAGGAGACGAATTTGCCGCGTGGTACGAGGTCGATAAAATTTTCGGACGCGAGCACAGAGACGAGATAGGCGCGGAAAATCGCGATCCGGCCTTCATCGATGAAAAAGATACGTTTGAATTTTCCAGGATCTATCACGAAGTCTCAAAGGGCGAGCAACCAAGCAAAAGCGAAATTTCGCAGGAGTATCAAGAAGTTAGCGGAGTGAAATTCGTAAAAAGAGTAAAACGCAGCGAGAGCGAAATTTTAAAGGAGCGGCCGTGA
- a CDS encoding NuoB/complex I 20 kDa subunit family protein, translating into MAKHQVNYAANGGLPIVLTTVDRLVQWGRSNSLWALSYGLACCAIEMMASGASRYDFDRFGTIFRASPRHSEVMIIAGTLTKKHAEFTRRLYDQMPEPKWVISMGSCANTGGMFNTYSTVQGVDRIIPVDIYLPGCAPRPETLQYALMILQKKIRRQSAFRAQSAKRLEA; encoded by the coding sequence GTGGCAAAGCATCAAGTAAATTACGCTGCAAACGGTGGCCTACCGATAGTTTTGACGACGGTCGATAGGCTCGTGCAATGGGGCCGCTCCAACTCGCTTTGGGCGCTTAGCTACGGGCTAGCGTGCTGTGCGATAGAGATGATGGCAAGCGGAGCTAGCAGATACGACTTTGATCGCTTCGGCACGATATTTAGAGCCTCTCCTCGCCACTCGGAGGTCATGATCATCGCAGGCACCCTCACCAAAAAACACGCGGAATTTACCCGCAGGCTATACGATCAAATGCCCGAGCCAAAATGGGTCATCTCAATGGGAAGCTGCGCGAACACCGGCGGGATGTTCAACACCTACTCCACAGTCCAAGGCGTAGATCGTATAATCCCCGTGGATATCTACCTCCCAGGCTGTGCGCCGCGCCCCGAGACGCTACAATACGCTCTCATGATATTGCAAAAAAAGATCCGTCGCCAAAGCGCTTTTAGAGCGCAAAGTGCAAAAAGGCTTGAGGCATGA
- a CDS encoding NAD(P)H-quinone oxidoreductase subunit 3, with translation MSHSQLASPYLGAFMILVLATCSFVLITFLSSCIGKKLANRNTERLKSGIYECGPEVVKQPNKINIHYFFYAILFILFDVEIIFIYPWAVDFRLLGAFGLIEMLLFVTLLLIGFIYAWRKGVFEWQSIK, from the coding sequence ATGTCTCATTCGCAGCTTGCGAGCCCGTATCTGGGCGCTTTTATGATTTTGGTTCTAGCGACTTGCTCGTTCGTGCTGATAACGTTTTTATCCTCGTGCATCGGCAAAAAGCTCGCAAATCGTAACACCGAGCGCTTGAAATCCGGCATCTACGAGTGCGGCCCCGAGGTCGTAAAGCAGCCAAACAAGATCAATATCCATTACTTTTTTTACGCGATTTTGTTCATACTTTTTGATGTCGAGATTATCTTTATATATCCTTGGGCGGTGGATTTTAGGCTACTTGGAGCGTTCGGGCTCATAGAGATGCTACTTTTTGTAACGCTTTTACTCATCGGCTTCATCTATGCATGGAGGAAAGGGGTGTTTGAGTGGCAAAGCATCAAGTAA
- a CDS encoding multidrug ABC transporter permease/ATP-binding protein: protein MIKTLIKNNKFSIIKIVILTFIFSGFGIGVLSYINEKLLAAQKFDVMVAVQFIGLLLLFLATSVYANISLTNFGHKLIYEIRRHLVKQVLDTPNAQIDAIGKAKIIASLNNDIKTITFAFMTATGLIQGSVFIVASSIYLCYISPKLFVFVAIWIAATMVLSAFFMKKIHHYYTLSRRDDDALQQSYNDVVEGHRELTLNQHRAKLCFDELNEIGMKKRQSMVRADVYHALSDNFTNIMLLGAVGMCVFLCVGLGWASLQTAVTVSLTILFLRGSFISMVASIPTALSAKVSLDKILNLNLAPFKESFGFTDSFSKQWKSIEFKNVNFSYPDKNFSLTDVNLRIERGELIFVIGKNGSGKSTFSNILCGLLRPSSGEILVDGVRLNDENLRSYQSNVSAIFSDFYLFSQTLGEGSKFASEKDANELLKLLEIDKKVQIIEQRLSTTALSQGQRKRLSLLIALLENRSLLVLDEWAADQDPIFKRVFYREILPMLKQNGVTIVAISHDDAYFDVADRIILAKDGAIRELVGDERQIASKDAVEKIKE, encoded by the coding sequence ATGATAAAAACTCTAATAAAAAACAATAAATTTTCTATCATAAAAATCGTCATTTTGACGTTCATTTTCAGCGGCTTTGGCATCGGTGTGCTCTCTTATATAAACGAAAAACTACTAGCCGCACAGAAATTCGACGTGATGGTGGCGGTACAGTTCATCGGCCTTTTGTTGCTGTTTTTGGCAACCTCGGTCTATGCCAACATCTCTCTTACGAATTTTGGTCACAAGCTCATCTACGAGATCAGACGCCACTTGGTAAAGCAGGTCTTAGACACGCCAAACGCGCAGATAGACGCGATCGGCAAAGCAAAGATCATAGCCAGCCTGAACAACGATATAAAAACGATCACATTTGCCTTCATGACAGCGACCGGGCTCATCCAAGGCTCCGTTTTCATCGTGGCTTCGAGCATTTATCTATGCTACATCTCGCCAAAGCTTTTCGTCTTCGTCGCGATCTGGATAGCGGCTACGATGGTGCTAAGTGCGTTTTTTATGAAAAAGATCCATCACTACTACACGCTCTCAAGACGCGATGACGACGCGCTTCAGCAAAGCTACAACGACGTCGTGGAAGGACACCGCGAACTCACGCTAAATCAGCACCGCGCCAAGCTTTGCTTTGACGAGCTTAACGAAATAGGCATGAAAAAGCGCCAAAGCATGGTGCGAGCAGACGTTTATCACGCACTTTCGGATAACTTTACCAACATCATGCTGCTTGGAGCTGTCGGCATGTGCGTGTTTTTGTGCGTCGGTCTTGGCTGGGCGAGCCTGCAGACGGCAGTCACCGTGAGCCTGACCATACTATTTTTAAGAGGCTCTTTCATCAGCATGGTAGCCTCCATCCCGACGGCATTAAGCGCCAAAGTGAGCTTGGATAAAATTCTAAATCTAAATTTAGCCCCGTTCAAAGAGAGCTTTGGCTTTACTGACAGCTTTAGCAAGCAGTGGAAAAGCATAGAATTTAAAAACGTTAATTTTAGCTATCCGGATAAAAATTTCAGCCTCACGGATGTGAATTTACGCATAGAGCGCGGTGAGCTGATATTTGTCATAGGCAAAAACGGTAGCGGCAAAAGCACGTTTTCAAACATACTGTGCGGGCTTTTACGCCCCAGTAGCGGTGAAATTTTAGTGGACGGCGTGAGGCTGAACGATGAAAATTTACGCAGCTATCAGTCAAACGTAAGCGCGATATTTTCGGACTTTTATCTCTTTTCGCAAACGCTTGGCGAGGGGAGCAAATTTGCAAGCGAAAAAGACGCGAACGAGCTTTTAAAGCTGCTTGAGATAGACAAAAAGGTGCAGATCATCGAGCAAAGGCTGAGCACCACGGCTCTTTCTCAGGGTCAAAGAAAGCGTCTTAGCCTGCTCATCGCACTACTGGAAAATCGTAGCCTGCTGGTGCTTGACGAATGGGCGGCGGATCAAGATCCGATATTCAAGCGCGTATTTTACCGCGAAATTTTACCGATGTTAAAGCAAAATGGCGTTACGATAGTCGCCATAAGCCACGATGACGCGTATTTTGATGTTGCAGATCGTATCATCTTGGCAAAAGACGGCGCGATAAGAGAGCTAGTAGGTGACGAGCGGCAAATAGCCAGCAAAGACGCGGTAGAAAAGATAAAAGAGTAA
- a CDS encoding alpha/beta fold hydrolase — protein sequence MKIRNLLIAAFVTIGVNALAKEAKHHYFAQTSKSYQSKTDYGNNEAVGHYVNSKDTKIYYEIYGKGSPIVLLHGGLVGSPADMSELADKLREDRKVILVATRGHGRSQIGEVVPSFEQKADDINAVLDDLGISRSDIIGFSDGAYTAYLFAKKYPQKVRNLVAIGAGVWEKGFVQGSRAQMKTFEDLKNLDKRYWNEQLDGVRPEPERILLWFEQVMEYYDSASVGEEVFKNVNAKTLMIVGEKDANVPLDTVIAAYEMLPNAQLGIVPNAPHPVLLTDFDIVWPMISKFLSKQ from the coding sequence ATGAAAATACGAAATTTATTGATCGCGGCTTTTGTGACGATCGGCGTCAATGCGCTCGCTAAAGAAGCCAAGCATCATTATTTCGCACAAACATCTAAAAGCTATCAAAGTAAAACCGACTATGGAAATAACGAGGCTGTGGGGCATTATGTAAATTCTAAGGATACGAAAATTTATTATGAAATTTACGGCAAAGGAAGTCCGATCGTGCTGCTACACGGAGGGCTGGTAGGCTCGCCTGCTGATATGAGCGAGCTGGCAGACAAGCTAAGGGAAGATCGAAAAGTGATCTTGGTAGCCACAAGAGGGCACGGCAGATCCCAAATAGGCGAGGTCGTGCCAAGCTTTGAGCAAAAGGCTGATGACATAAATGCCGTTTTAGACGATCTTGGTATCTCGAGGTCCGATATCATCGGCTTTAGCGACGGTGCTTATACGGCGTATCTTTTCGCTAAAAAATATCCGCAAAAGGTAAGAAACCTCGTAGCTATAGGTGCTGGAGTGTGGGAGAAGGGCTTTGTGCAGGGTAGTAGGGCGCAGATGAAGACGTTTGAGGATCTAAAAAATCTCGATAAGCGCTACTGGAACGAACAGCTTGATGGCGTCAGACCCGAGCCCGAGCGCATTTTGTTGTGGTTCGAGCAGGTCATGGAGTATTACGACTCGGCGTCAGTCGGCGAAGAGGTGTTTAAAAACGTAAATGCAAAAACGCTCATGATAGTCGGAGAAAAGGACGCAAACGTACCTCTTGATACGGTCATCGCCGCTTATGAGATGCTGCCAAATGCGCAGCTTGGCATCGTCCCGAACGCTCCGCATCCCGTACTACTAACGGATTTTGACATAGTTTGGCCGATGATAAGTAAATTTCTTTCTAAGCAGTAA
- a CDS encoding GNAT family N-acetyltransferase: protein MTARVRRIYADEMPLLLALREEVLREVFELAPDADVSALLEANRRYYEARLASGEHVACFAYEEGRILGCGGVCFQTELPSPENPSGQCAYLMNIYVRAHARRRGIGRRIVCWLIERAREQGVEKIYLESSNAAKGLYEKLGFAEMSDIMIYTGE, encoded by the coding sequence ATGACGGCCAGGGTGCGGCGAATTTACGCGGATGAGATGCCCCTGCTGCTCGCCCTGCGCGAAGAGGTGTTGCGCGAGGTGTTTGAGCTAGCCCCCGATGCGGACGTGTCGGCGCTACTCGAAGCAAACCGCCGCTACTACGAGGCTAGGCTTGCTAGTGGGGAGCACGTCGCCTGCTTTGCGTATGAGGAGGGGCGAATTTTAGGCTGCGGCGGGGTGTGCTTTCAGACCGAGCTACCCTCGCCCGAAAACCCAAGCGGTCAGTGCGCGTATCTGATGAATATCTACGTGCGAGCGCATGCCAGGCGGCGTGGTATAGGGCGGCGGATCGTGTGCTGGCTCATAGAGCGAGCGCGCGAGCAGGGCGTGGAGAAAATTTATCTGGAAAGCTCGAACGCCGCAAAAGGGCTTTATGAAAAGCTTGGCTTCGCAGAAATGAGCGATATTATGATCTATACGGGCGAGTAA